Proteins co-encoded in one Haladaptatus sp. ZSTT2 genomic window:
- the gltB gene encoding glutamate synthase large subunit, whose translation MANLSPDSRESPLVRGLADPTDARANCGVGVVMDLDGGVDHAVVADGVELLVNLEHRGTTGAEENTGDGAGIMLQIPHDFFSAEVDASLGNPRTYAVGSLFLPQDADARDAVKAVVEDTLADQQLDAVAWRDVPTDNADLGATALEAEPHVAQLFVKPAGDISGDAFDRRLYVTHRAVEKAVSAADIDGSDRFYLCSLDRKTLVYKGLLKADQLAGYYPDLEDDRVASNFALVHARFSTNTLGAWHLAHPYRRMIHNGEINTIRGNINWMRARETDLTSDVLGDDLDTIRPIVADENQSDTASVDNVLDLLLANGRELPHALRMLIPEAWRNVDIDDDRRDWYDFHASLVEPWDGPALVAATDGDRVGAVLDRNGLRPCRYDITGDNRLIMASEVGALETDPSNIKERGRLQPGQLFLADPEEGRVVPDDEVFADLVDSKYGQWVADQQVRLADLTLTDADATTSADLRNKQALFGYTYDELDNLLEPMASKGKDPVGSMGDDTPLSVLSDYNRPLFSYFKQLFAQVTNPPLDYIREELVTSLESRLGHQRNLLAESPEHAKQLVCDSPILKDEQIAAIRDLNTLSVTTLDATYDPDDGLKAGLEAVREAATDAAAANDIVILSDKAADETRVPIPSLLLTSGVHHHLVRNGLRNHCGLVIESGDPREVHHMATLVGYGADAVNPYLAFETIADVVAGPDGANPVAAIDAYVGALEDGLLKIMAKMGISTVESYQGAQIFEAVGLDSGFVAEYFEGTENRTEGIGIEEIEADLLDRHATAFTDEADMKRVGEYEHRSSGIFHGWNPQSVGTLQQSVRSGDYERYKEFAAMMNDQNEQLQTLRGLLEFDDSRESIPIEEVESIESIVKRFSTAAMSLGSLSPEAHENNSIAMNRLGAKSNTGEGGEPPERFDTEKECNVKQVASGRFGVTSHYLASADELQIKMAQGSKPGEGGHLPGQKVNEMIAHVRYATPGVGLISPPPLHDIYSIEDLKQLIHDLKVANENADINVKLVSEAGIGTIAAGVAKANADVVHISGHSGGTGASPRTSIKNAGLPWELGLAEANQMLCQTGLRSRIRVTADGGMKTGRDVAVAALLGAEEYVFGTASLVTSGCVMARQCHKNTCPVGVATQDENLRRRFPGEPQHVINYMTFIAEELREIMAELGFRTVEEMVGQVEVLKQRTDVKQPKAKKVDLSSVLAPLAGDARTKTEAQNHDIDSQLDHALIKQAMPALQRREPVVLESGITNVDRAVGAMLSNRISNKFSGDGLADDTIAIDFEGTAGQSFGAFLASGVTMHLTGIANDYVGKGLSGGKIAVQTPPTASYKADENVLIGNVAFYGATEGEAYINGIAGERFCVRNSGVKAVVEGVGDHGCEYMTGGVAVVLGETGKNFAAGMSGGVAYVVDENDTLASKANTGMVTLDNTLSERDRRMLRRLVENHAAYTDSERAKELLANWEETLSSFVKVMPDAYAEVIAEHDSEDVRTKLPRAASEYAEGNTGNSIALSDD comes from the coding sequence ATGGCTAACCTCTCACCTGACAGCCGTGAGTCCCCACTGGTACGGGGCCTCGCGGACCCGACCGACGCCCGGGCAAACTGTGGCGTCGGCGTCGTCATGGACTTAGATGGCGGCGTAGACCACGCCGTCGTCGCAGATGGCGTTGAACTACTCGTAAACTTAGAACATCGCGGCACCACCGGCGCAGAGGAGAACACGGGCGACGGCGCTGGTATCATGCTGCAGATTCCCCACGACTTTTTTTCCGCCGAGGTCGACGCATCCCTCGGAAACCCGCGCACCTACGCCGTCGGCTCGCTTTTTTTGCCACAGGATGCAGACGCCCGCGACGCCGTCAAAGCCGTCGTCGAAGACACCCTCGCAGACCAACAGCTAGACGCCGTCGCCTGGCGCGACGTGCCGACGGATAACGCAGACCTCGGCGCAACCGCGCTCGAAGCCGAGCCACACGTCGCCCAACTGTTCGTCAAACCGGCTGGAGACATTTCGGGCGACGCTTTCGACCGCCGTCTCTACGTGACCCACCGCGCCGTCGAAAAGGCCGTGTCTGCTGCGGATATCGACGGGAGCGACCGTTTCTATCTCTGCTCTCTCGACCGCAAAACGCTCGTCTACAAAGGGTTGTTAAAAGCCGACCAACTCGCTGGCTATTACCCCGACCTCGAAGACGACCGCGTCGCCTCGAACTTCGCGCTCGTCCACGCCCGATTCTCGACGAACACGCTCGGCGCGTGGCACCTCGCCCACCCGTACCGCCGGATGATTCACAACGGCGAAATCAACACCATCCGCGGGAACATCAACTGGATGCGCGCCCGGGAGACGGATTTAACAAGCGACGTCCTCGGCGACGACCTCGACACGATTCGCCCCATCGTTGCAGACGAGAACCAGAGCGACACGGCGTCCGTGGACAACGTGTTAGACCTCCTGCTCGCAAACGGCCGCGAACTCCCCCACGCCCTGCGGATGCTCATCCCCGAGGCGTGGCGCAACGTGGACATCGACGACGACCGCCGCGACTGGTACGACTTCCACGCCTCGCTCGTCGAACCGTGGGACGGCCCCGCGCTCGTCGCCGCGACCGACGGTGACCGCGTCGGTGCCGTCCTCGACCGCAACGGCCTGCGTCCGTGCAGATACGACATCACGGGTGACAACCGCCTCATCATGGCTTCTGAGGTCGGCGCGCTCGAAACCGACCCGTCGAACATCAAAGAGCGCGGTCGCCTCCAGCCCGGCCAACTGTTCCTCGCAGACCCCGAAGAGGGCCGCGTCGTCCCGGACGACGAAGTGTTCGCAGACCTCGTTGACTCGAAATACGGCCAGTGGGTCGCAGACCAGCAGGTGCGCCTCGCAGACCTCACCCTCACAGATGCGGACGCGACCACGTCAGCAGACCTCCGCAACAAACAGGCGCTGTTCGGCTACACGTACGACGAACTCGACAACCTGCTTGAGCCGATGGCGAGTAAAGGGAAAGACCCCGTTGGGTCGATGGGTGACGACACGCCGCTGTCCGTACTCTCTGACTACAACCGTCCCCTGTTCAGCTACTTCAAACAGCTGTTCGCGCAGGTGACGAACCCGCCGCTCGACTACATCCGCGAAGAACTGGTCACGTCGCTCGAATCGCGGCTTGGCCACCAGCGAAACCTGCTCGCAGAGTCGCCGGAACACGCAAAGCAGCTCGTCTGTGACTCGCCCATCCTCAAAGACGAGCAAATCGCGGCCATCCGCGACCTCAACACGCTGTCGGTGACGACCCTCGACGCCACCTACGACCCAGACGACGGGCTCAAAGCGGGCCTCGAAGCCGTTCGCGAGGCGGCCACCGACGCGGCCGCAGCGAACGATATCGTCATCCTTTCTGACAAAGCCGCAGACGAGACGCGCGTCCCGATTCCAAGCCTCTTGCTCACCTCGGGCGTCCACCATCACCTCGTGCGCAACGGGCTTCGCAACCACTGTGGACTCGTCATCGAATCCGGAGACCCACGCGAGGTCCACCACATGGCGACGCTCGTCGGCTACGGCGCGGACGCCGTAAACCCGTACCTCGCCTTCGAGACCATCGCGGACGTCGTCGCCGGGCCTGACGGCGCAAACCCCGTCGCGGCCATCGACGCCTACGTCGGCGCGCTCGAAGACGGCCTGCTCAAAATCATGGCGAAGATGGGCATCTCGACGGTCGAGAGCTACCAAGGCGCGCAAATCTTCGAAGCCGTCGGCCTCGATTCCGGCTTCGTCGCCGAATACTTCGAGGGCACCGAAAACCGCACCGAGGGTATCGGCATCGAGGAAATCGAAGCCGACCTGCTCGACCGCCACGCGACGGCCTTCACCGACGAAGCCGATATGAAACGCGTCGGCGAGTACGAACACCGGTCGAGCGGGATTTTCCACGGCTGGAACCCACAATCGGTCGGCACGCTCCAGCAGTCGGTACGCAGCGGCGATTACGAGCGCTACAAGGAGTTCGCGGCGATGATGAACGACCAGAACGAGCAGCTTCAGACGCTGCGGGGGCTGCTCGAATTCGACGACAGCCGCGAGTCGATTCCAATCGAGGAGGTTGAGTCCATCGAGTCCATCGTCAAACGTTTCTCGACGGCCGCGATGAGCCTCGGTTCGCTCTCGCCGGAAGCCCATGAGAACAACTCGATTGCGATGAACCGCCTCGGCGCGAAATCGAACACCGGTGAGGGCGGCGAACCGCCAGAGCGCTTCGACACCGAAAAGGAGTGTAACGTAAAACAGGTCGCCTCCGGTCGATTCGGCGTCACGAGCCACTACCTCGCGTCGGCGGACGAACTCCAGATCAAGATGGCACAGGGGTCGAAACCCGGTGAGGGTGGCCATCTGCCTGGCCAGAAGGTAAACGAGATGATTGCCCACGTCCGCTACGCGACGCCGGGCGTTGGCCTCATCTCGCCGCCACCGCTCCACGACATCTACAGCATCGAGGACCTGAAACAGCTCATCCACGACCTCAAAGTCGCAAACGAGAACGCGGACATCAACGTGAAACTCGTCTCCGAGGCCGGCATCGGCACGATTGCGGCGGGGGTTGCAAAGGCGAACGCCGACGTGGTGCACATCAGCGGCCACTCCGGCGGGACAGGTGCGAGTCCGCGCACCTCCATCAAGAACGCGGGCCTGCCGTGGGAACTCGGGCTTGCAGAGGCCAACCAGATGCTCTGTCAGACCGGGCTTCGCTCGCGCATTCGCGTCACCGCAGACGGCGGGATGAAGACGGGCCGCGACGTTGCTGTCGCCGCCTTACTCGGCGCAGAGGAGTACGTCTTCGGGACGGCGAGCCTCGTCACCTCCGGCTGTGTGATGGCCCGTCAGTGTCACAAGAACACCTGTCCGGTCGGCGTTGCGACCCAAGACGAGAACCTGCGCCGCCGGTTCCCCGGCGAACCACAGCACGTCATCAACTACATGACGTTCATCGCGGAGGAACTGCGCGAAATCATGGCCGAGCTCGGCTTCCGCACGGTCGAGGAGATGGTTGGACAGGTCGAAGTGCTCAAACAGCGCACCGACGTCAAACAGCCAAAGGCGAAGAAGGTAGACCTCTCGTCTGTGCTCGCCCCACTTGCGGGCGACGCACGCACGAAAACAGAAGCACAGAACCACGATATCGACTCGCAACTCGACCACGCGCTCATCAAGCAGGCGATGCCCGCCTTGCAGCGCCGCGAACCCGTCGTGCTCGAAAGCGGGATTACGAACGTCGACCGCGCGGTCGGTGCGATGCTCTCGAATCGCATCTCCAACAAGTTCAGCGGCGACGGCCTCGCAGACGACACCATCGCCATCGACTTCGAGGGGACGGCGGGCCAGTCCTTTGGCGCGTTCCTCGCCTCGGGCGTCACGATGCACCTGACCGGCATCGCAAACGACTACGTCGGGAAGGGACTGTCGGGCGGGAAAATCGCCGTCCAGACGCCACCGACGGCGTCGTACAAGGCCGACGAAAACGTCCTCATCGGCAACGTCGCGTTCTACGGTGCGACCGAGGGCGAGGCGTACATCAACGGTATCGCAGGCGAGCGGTTCTGTGTGCGCAACTCCGGCGTGAAAGCCGTCGTCGAAGGCGTTGGTGACCACGGTTGTGAGTACATGACCGGCGGTGTCGCCGTCGTCCTCGGTGAGACGGGCAAGAACTTCGCCGCGGGCATGTCCGGCGGCGTCGCGTACGTCGTAGACGAAAACGACACGCTGGCTTCGAAAGCGAACACGGGAATGGTCACGCTCGACAACACCCTCTCAGAGCGCGACCGCCGGATGCTTCGTCGCCTC